One window of Bacteroidota bacterium genomic DNA carries:
- a CDS encoding glycosyl hydrolase produces the protein MIYRNSLLVLSLLLVAACAEPTPPPPPPIPVTTAQTSNSEVLFIGISVVDDQNVWISGTAGSFGRTVDGGVTWQIGTVPGADSLQFRDVHAVDAQTAYLLSIGNGEDSRIYKTTDAGISWTQQFTNAEADGFFDCMDFWDENNGIAFSDSFEGAFYIIKTSDGGDTWTRVSPAVLPPALDGEGSFAASGTCLMVKGENTVNIVTGAGGKSRVLTSTDRGLSWDVVETPVAHGTPSSGLASISYLDDSQGVVAGGEIAKPDSTADSIARTLDGGATWEVTGHTTFTGAVYGISYVPNQSTPTLVAAGPKGLDYSQDNGDTWNSLSTDNYWSVAFAPSGKGWATGTEGKVLHISF, from the coding sequence ATGATATACAGAAACTCCCTGCTCGTTTTAAGCCTACTCCTCGTTGCCGCTTGCGCTGAACCGACACCTCCTCCTCCCCCGCCCATACCCGTAACAACTGCGCAAACCAGCAATAGTGAAGTTCTGTTTATTGGTATCAGCGTTGTTGACGATCAGAACGTCTGGATTAGTGGTACGGCTGGCTCATTTGGGAGAACCGTTGATGGTGGCGTAACGTGGCAAATTGGCACAGTACCCGGGGCCGACTCACTGCAATTCAGGGATGTACATGCCGTCGATGCCCAAACGGCTTACCTGCTCAGTATTGGTAATGGAGAAGATTCTCGCATCTATAAAACAACCGATGCCGGCATTAGCTGGACACAGCAATTCACCAATGCCGAAGCTGATGGTTTTTTTGATTGTATGGATTTCTGGGATGAAAACAATGGCATCGCATTCAGCGACTCCTTTGAAGGTGCGTTCTATATTATCAAGACCTCGGATGGCGGTGACACCTGGACCCGCGTTTCTCCAGCGGTGCTCCCACCCGCGCTGGACGGGGAAGGCAGTTTTGCCGCCAGTGGCACCTGTCTAATGGTAAAGGGCGAAAACACAGTCAATATTGTAACGGGCGCCGGCGGCAAATCGCGCGTGCTAACCAGCACCGACCGGGGCCTGTCATGGGATGTTGTAGAAACACCTGTTGCCCACGGCACACCCTCATCGGGCCTGGCGTCTATTTCGTACCTCGACGATAGCCAGGGTGTTGTAGCCGGCGGCGAAATTGCCAAGCCCGATTCTACAGCTGATTCCATAGCCCGCACGCTTGACGGTGGCGCAACCTGGGAAGTAACCGGACACACAACGTTTACGGGTGCCGTTTACGGAATTTCCTACGTACCCAACCAGTCCACACCCACCCTCGTGGCCGCCGGCCCCAAAGGATTGGATTACTCACAGGACAACGGCGACACCTGGAACTCTTTGTCGACAGATAACTATTGGAGTGTGGCTTTTGCCCCATCAGGTAAAGGCTGGGCTACGGGCACAGAAGGCAAAGTTCTGCATATTTCTTTCTGA
- a CDS encoding class I SAM-dependent methyltransferase, with product MMMTKRALFEHAKQHSSANTAASLDATGFEMLVQYLHAGIAQGSISEDALGSFRSLLGPALSSSTMQGIAYEKPYGYAGDFWTLDLIYQNHHNTSPEFYRWDAFFQNCSAVRAVRNRKQLFKHLMLQLEAVTTGAVSVLNLASGPGRDVLEYFQSSVHPRCSICCVDQDQHAIAYAQKLCGDFREHIRFEQSNAFRFRSAEAYRLIWSAGLFDYLNDNQFVFLLNRLLDMLAPDGEVIIGNFSPANPSRAYMEVIGDWHLIHRSADQLVQLSQACSIDPQHVRVLAEPEGVNLFLHIKAGAGFLDVDAQFGKTVYPTESSNV from the coding sequence ATGATGATGACCAAGCGTGCACTATTTGAACATGCAAAGCAGCATTCCAGTGCGAACACTGCTGCATCTTTGGATGCAACTGGATTCGAAATGCTCGTGCAATATCTGCATGCTGGCATTGCGCAAGGGAGTATTTCGGAGGATGCGCTTGGCTCATTTCGGAGCTTGTTGGGCCCGGCACTTTCTAGCAGTACCATGCAAGGGATAGCGTATGAAAAACCCTATGGATATGCCGGCGATTTCTGGACACTCGACCTGATTTATCAGAACCACCACAACACGTCGCCCGAGTTTTACCGATGGGATGCATTCTTTCAGAATTGTAGTGCTGTGAGAGCTGTGCGGAACAGAAAACAACTGTTTAAGCATCTTATGCTTCAGCTTGAAGCTGTTACAACGGGGGCAGTTTCGGTACTCAATCTCGCAAGCGGTCCTGGACGGGATGTACTTGAATACTTTCAATCCTCTGTACATCCACGTTGTTCGATTTGCTGCGTGGATCAGGATCAGCATGCAATCGCATATGCACAAAAGCTGTGTGGTGATTTTCGAGAGCACATCCGTTTTGAGCAATCAAATGCTTTTCGATTTAGATCTGCTGAAGCGTATCGGCTGATCTGGTCCGCTGGTCTTTTTGATTATCTCAATGACAATCAGTTTGTATTCCTGCTCAATCGATTACTGGATATGCTTGCGCCAGATGGTGAGGTGATCATCGGGAATTTTTCTCCAGCCAATCCCAGCCGCGCCTATATGGAAGTGATTGGCGACTGGCACCTTATCCATCGTTCTGCAGATCAACTTGTTCAACTGTCACAAGCGTGTAGTATTGACCCGCAGCACGTGCGCGTGCTCGCTGAGCCTGAAGGGGTAAATCTATTTCTGCATATAAAAGCGGGGGCTGGCTTTCTCGATGTTGATGCACAGTTTGGTAAAACCGTTTATCCAACCGAATCCTCCAATGTATAA
- a CDS encoding fatty acid desaturase codes for MYKTEDLLPHGHYLKVLKPALPGHVFRPNPRKLLKASGYLLTLGGCYLLLAMDFTWWMRAALSIVIANLMACLAFIAHDLSHNTILRQGKLRYPLEVVLWGLNLIPATMWIRVHNRSHHAHANTPQDPDRRFLKTEETVTTRIYSRIFYPSRKAFRWNPVVGAHFVPYILRNVAGVFYPDKAKPEVVPYKVKFSTREQIRVTFELGVIAVIQVVIWHLSGATWMNYIWAGPIPVVLVSGIIMIYVFTNHYLNPVCESHDPVAGSTSVVVPRFWDRLHENFSYHTEHHLFPNMDSSHYPAVSEMLEEQFPERYNRMHIGRAWQKLWEEDEFE; via the coding sequence ATGTATAAGACAGAAGACCTGCTGCCGCACGGGCACTATTTGAAAGTGCTAAAGCCGGCGCTACCCGGACACGTTTTTCGGCCCAACCCTCGCAAATTGTTGAAAGCATCAGGATATCTGTTAACACTTGGCGGTTGTTACCTGCTTCTTGCTATGGATTTTACGTGGTGGATGCGCGCAGCACTGTCGATTGTGATTGCCAACTTGATGGCATGCCTCGCATTTATAGCCCATGACCTATCACACAACACCATCCTGAGGCAAGGCAAGCTTCGCTATCCTCTTGAGGTTGTGCTATGGGGGCTCAACCTGATTCCTGCAACCATGTGGATTCGTGTTCACAATCGATCGCACCATGCCCATGCAAATACGCCCCAAGATCCAGACCGCAGGTTTTTGAAAACCGAAGAGACTGTGACTACACGGATATACTCGCGCATTTTTTATCCGAGTAGAAAGGCATTCCGGTGGAATCCTGTTGTAGGAGCGCACTTTGTCCCGTATATCCTCCGAAACGTAGCCGGTGTATTCTACCCTGACAAGGCAAAACCTGAAGTGGTCCCGTACAAAGTAAAATTCTCCACACGCGAGCAAATACGCGTGACTTTTGAATTGGGTGTTATTGCCGTTATACAAGTGGTGATCTGGCACTTAAGCGGGGCGACCTGGATGAATTATATCTGGGCAGGACCAATTCCGGTTGTGCTTGTCTCTGGGATTATAATGATATACGTGTTCACCAATCACTACCTGAATCCTGTATGCGAGAGCCACGATCCTGTAGCTGGCAGTACTTCTGTTGTTGTGCCCCGTTTTTGGGATCGGCTGCATGAGAATTTTTCATACCATACCGAACACCACCTTTTTCCCAATATGGATTCAAGTCACTATCCTGCCGTAAGCGAAATGCTTGAAGAACAGTTTCCGGAACGGTATAACCGGATGCATATCGGGCGGGCCTGGCAGAAATTGTGGGAAGAGGATGAGTTTGAATAA
- a CDS encoding RraA family protein produces the protein MFYVTSGIAGTSTEKPDGSSPAMPNLTPLPHKTLLQLKRWNTPTIYNGWEQITRHNPARDGINLEETRDFMPQMGPMVGYAVTLIIEPSNAAHASNGWATYRNYLASVPGPKIVVVQDLDKPEVVGSMWGEVNANTHKALGCVGTITDGSIRDLDEMTNAGFKALARRLSVGHAHATPVRWNCEVDVFGQTIHPGQLIHADKHGFLAIPSGEESDLLEAAVFMDVNECNTVIPAARDIQGKSTPEILQQLKDAGEAFQQAAREKFGRQGEW, from the coding sequence GTGTTTTATGTCACCTCCGGAATAGCCGGCACTTCAACAGAAAAGCCCGATGGGTCATCACCAGCCATGCCGAACCTGACGCCGCTCCCCCACAAGACACTCTTACAACTCAAACGATGGAATACGCCTACCATCTACAATGGCTGGGAGCAAATTACGCGACACAACCCGGCCAGAGACGGCATCAATCTGGAAGAAACCAGAGATTTCATGCCGCAGATGGGCCCTATGGTTGGTTATGCGGTTACCCTTATAATCGAACCCAGCAACGCCGCGCATGCAAGCAACGGCTGGGCGACGTACCGAAACTATTTAGCGTCAGTGCCCGGTCCTAAAATTGTTGTTGTGCAGGATCTCGACAAGCCCGAAGTTGTCGGCTCTATGTGGGGTGAGGTTAATGCCAATACACACAAAGCGCTTGGTTGTGTTGGGACCATAACTGATGGCTCGATACGAGACCTCGACGAAATGACAAACGCCGGCTTCAAAGCGTTGGCCCGCCGGCTGTCGGTAGGCCATGCCCACGCAACACCGGTTCGCTGGAATTGTGAGGTAGACGTGTTTGGCCAAACCATTCATCCTGGTCAGCTCATTCACGCCGACAAACACGGATTTCTCGCCATTCCATCAGGTGAAGAATCAGACTTGCTGGAGGCAGCTGTCTTCATGGATGTGAACGAGTGCAATACCGTAATTCCAGCCGCGCGTGACATCCAGGGAAAGTCTACACCGGAAATCCTTCAGCAATTGAAAGACGCCGGCGAAGCCTTTCAGCAAGCAGCCAGGGAAAAGTTTGGCCGGCAGGGCGAATGGTAG
- a CDS encoding glycoside hydrolase family 130 protein, with protein sequence MRKILVVILLLLAACTQPAADNWQRGPFVKHPANPILLPQGDTWEAKDLFNPTAWTDGDTIYLFYRAEDTTGIGVWNGTSRIGLARSTDGVTFTRDPEPMLSPTEPWELPGGTEDPRITKVDDTYYLTYTAYDGKQARLGLATSKDFSNWEKHGPIFPDIEWTKSGAILDVPVNGKYWMYFGDTHVWAAHSEDLISWTWIEEPVLPQRPGQFDSRVVEPGPEPRMTKDGILLLYNGADDDLVYRSGQALFDANDPTRLLKRSDTPFLVPDAKLEQEGQIANVVFIEGLVEYKDTWFLYFGMGDSGIGVATCEGACFMSPPE encoded by the coding sequence GTGCGAAAAATACTTGTAGTTATTCTTCTCCTGCTCGCCGCTTGCACGCAGCCGGCGGCTGACAATTGGCAACGCGGACCTTTTGTAAAACATCCCGCAAATCCCATCCTTCTGCCACAAGGAGATACATGGGAAGCCAAAGACCTGTTTAATCCAACAGCCTGGACTGATGGCGATACCATTTACCTGTTTTACCGTGCTGAAGACACGACGGGTATTGGCGTCTGGAATGGGACTTCTCGAATAGGCCTTGCCCGCAGCACAGACGGCGTTACGTTTACCCGCGACCCAGAGCCCATGCTTAGCCCAACTGAACCATGGGAATTGCCGGGTGGCACCGAAGACCCACGCATCACAAAAGTTGACGATACGTACTACCTCACTTACACCGCTTACGATGGCAAACAGGCACGCCTTGGTCTTGCTACGTCCAAAGACTTTTCCAATTGGGAAAAACACGGCCCCATCTTCCCCGACATCGAATGGACCAAGTCTGGTGCCATTCTGGATGTGCCTGTGAACGGCAAGTATTGGATGTATTTTGGTGACACCCACGTATGGGCAGCGCATTCGGAAGATCTGATCAGCTGGACCTGGATTGAAGAGCCCGTGTTACCCCAACGCCCCGGCCAATTTGATAGTCGCGTTGTCGAGCCCGGCCCAGAGCCACGAATGACCAAAGACGGTATTCTTCTGCTTTACAATGGCGCAGATGACGACCTCGTTTACCGGAGCGGCCAGGCGCTCTTTGACGCCAATGACCCAACCAGGCTGCTCAAACGATCAGACACGCCATTCCTGGTACCCGATGCTAAACTTGAACAAGAAGGCCAGATTGCCAATGTTGTATTTATCGAAGGACTCGTTGAATACAAAGATACCTGGTTCTTGTATTTTGGTATGGGCGATTCTGGAATTGGAGTAGCAACCTGTGAAGGCGCGTGTTTTATGTCACCTCCGGAATAG
- a CDS encoding phenylalanine--tRNA ligase beta subunit-related protein, protein MMQVHIAPYPDFAPALFTTAFPSPLADFPSPAWLTALLSVQAEAPVGRSEERRKAVRDLLRHKGYKPTGRGKPASEYLVKAAEAARLNTINTPVDACNVVSLHSGLPISVVDLDCTQGDLQIKAGDVNASYVFNASGQEISVAGLLCLHDAAGPCANAVKDAQRTKTSDTTTRTLSIIWGSDAYSDHVQATLNWYLELLARLGCETQQVGELHDPN, encoded by the coding sequence ATGATGCAGGTACATATTGCGCCATATCCGGACTTTGCGCCGGCACTTTTTACAACTGCATTTCCCAGTCCACTTGCGGACTTCCCTTCCCCTGCCTGGCTCACTGCCCTCCTCTCTGTTCAAGCTGAGGCCCCTGTTGGTCGGTCAGAAGAACGTCGCAAAGCAGTGCGTGATCTGCTCAGGCACAAAGGCTACAAACCCACTGGCCGCGGCAAGCCGGCTTCAGAGTACCTGGTTAAAGCTGCGGAAGCAGCGCGGCTTAACACGATCAATACGCCCGTTGATGCCTGCAATGTAGTATCGCTGCATAGCGGCCTGCCCATCAGTGTTGTTGATCTTGATTGCACGCAGGGTGATCTACAGATTAAAGCCGGCGATGTAAATGCCAGCTATGTCTTTAATGCATCCGGCCAGGAAATCAGTGTAGCCGGCCTGCTTTGCCTGCACGACGCCGCCGGCCCCTGCGCAAATGCCGTAAAAGACGCGCAGCGTACCAAAACCAGCGACACAACCACGCGCACCCTTTCTATTATTTGGGGATCGGATGCGTACAGTGACCACGTGCAGGCCACGCTCAATTGGTACCTGGAATTGCTTGCCAGGCTGGGCTGTGAAACACAGCAGGTCGGAGAGTTGCATGATCCTAATTAA
- a CDS encoding aldo/keto reductase produces the protein MQFTTLGKTDIKVSSISMGCWAIVGGLNWGHQEESASLEALRAAYDAGITFFDTAEMYGDGLSEQLIAKALHDVRSEIVIASKVSPQHFAPADLRKACERSLKNLKTDYIDLYQLHWPNRAVPLEDSIDMLIRLKDEGKIRSYGVSNFGPNDLNASIQHAAEITSNQLAYSMLFRAIEFDIAPICKREDISILCYSPLLHGLLTGKFASINEIPEDRARTRHFNSNIWPQARHGEPGFETEMMDVIEGLRALADGLGESMANMALAWLLRQPGVGAVVMGGRNADQVRRNAQAASTSLSGDVIEALDSMSQPLKRLMGRNADMWQSTSRID, from the coding sequence ATGCAGTTTACAACGCTTGGCAAAACAGATATAAAAGTCTCCAGCATCAGCATGGGTTGCTGGGCTATTGTGGGCGGCCTCAACTGGGGACATCAAGAGGAATCCGCATCTCTTGAGGCATTGCGAGCAGCCTACGACGCCGGCATCACGTTTTTTGATACCGCTGAAATGTATGGCGACGGCTTGTCAGAACAGCTTATCGCCAAGGCGCTGCATGATGTACGCTCAGAAATTGTGATCGCATCCAAAGTGAGCCCGCAGCACTTTGCGCCGGCCGACTTGCGTAAAGCTTGTGAGCGCAGCCTCAAAAACCTTAAGACTGATTACATCGACCTGTACCAATTGCACTGGCCCAATCGCGCTGTTCCCCTCGAAGATAGCATCGATATGTTGATACGGCTAAAAGACGAAGGCAAAATTCGCTCATACGGCGTATCGAACTTTGGCCCCAATGATCTGAACGCCAGCATACAACATGCAGCCGAAATCACGAGTAATCAGTTGGCCTACAGCATGCTGTTTCGGGCCATCGAATTTGATATCGCCCCAATATGCAAACGCGAGGATATTTCTATTCTTTGCTACTCACCACTGCTGCATGGATTGCTAACCGGTAAGTTTGCCTCGATCAACGAAATACCTGAAGATCGCGCAAGGACCAGGCACTTCAACTCAAACATATGGCCCCAGGCACGGCACGGAGAACCGGGCTTTGAAACGGAAATGATGGACGTGATTGAAGGATTGCGGGCGCTTGCGGATGGACTTGGAGAATCGATGGCCAACATGGCCCTCGCGTGGCTGCTGCGGCAACCTGGGGTGGGCGCTGTTGTGATGGGCGGCAGGAATGCGGACCAGGTGCGGCGCAATGCGCAAGCAGCAAGCACTTCGCTTTCGGGCGATGTAATCGAAGCATTGGACAGCATGTCACAACCGTTGAAACGACTCATGGGCCGAAATGCAGACATGTGGCAGTCAACGTCGAGAATTGATTAA
- a CDS encoding dienelactone hydrolase family protein, whose protein sequence is MINGFAASAFVNEGIQHTLYTRGNGPGIVLIHELPGLTKSCIGLANRLVDAGYRVYMPLLFGKPGKTAMKRNLMHVCISREFRVLATGKSSPVVDWLRAICHKAHEECGGPGVGAIGMCLTGNFTISLMADPVMLAPVSCQPSLPFPITPRHKAALAVAPRELTAAQARAEAGQQLMCFRFSGDAISPEERFEALANIFGPAFLGTQIDSSAGNQHDIHAKAHAVLTSDFVDKAGHPTRAALDRVLGFFETRLKAD, encoded by the coding sequence ATGATCAATGGATTTGCCGCATCTGCGTTTGTAAATGAAGGTATTCAGCACACGTTGTATACGCGCGGCAACGGACCAGGTATTGTGCTAATTCATGAATTGCCCGGATTGACAAAATCCTGCATCGGCCTCGCAAACCGATTGGTCGATGCAGGATACCGGGTTTACATGCCCCTGCTCTTTGGTAAACCGGGTAAGACGGCCATGAAGCGCAACTTGATGCATGTGTGCATCAGTCGTGAATTCAGGGTTCTCGCCACAGGCAAATCCAGCCCGGTTGTCGATTGGTTGCGCGCGATATGCCACAAAGCGCATGAAGAATGCGGCGGCCCCGGCGTTGGTGCAATTGGAATGTGTCTGACGGGCAACTTTACCATTTCGTTAATGGCCGACCCCGTCATGCTTGCGCCCGTTTCGTGTCAACCCTCCCTCCCCTTTCCCATAACCCCCAGACACAAAGCCGCATTGGCTGTTGCCCCTCGCGAGCTTACTGCTGCCCAAGCGCGCGCAGAAGCGGGGCAACAACTTATGTGTTTCAGATTCAGCGGTGACGCAATTTCCCCAGAGGAACGCTTTGAAGCCCTTGCAAACATTTTTGGGCCGGCATTTCTGGGCACGCAGATTGATTCATCTGCAGGCAATCAGCATGACATCCACGCCAAAGCACACGCCGTACTAACAAGTGATTTTGTCGATAAAGCCGGGCACCCCACACGGGCAGCATTGGATCGGGTATTGGGCTTTTTTGAAACGCGCCTCAAGGCTGATTAA
- a CDS encoding calcineurin-like phosphoesterase C-terminal domain-containing protein — MIDRRKFLKYSALAGTFASTALAPSILANPYAPRILTKRGSPVRIRGIVQSEGQGLIDVSVSDGRTVVRTKTDGTFEIISDSRQPFVQLTVPGGFNLNKNNTGTANFYVPIEADQAGEATATFDLTPLKKRTNDHAFLVFADTQTQNEFEMGLLHQQTVPDAIKTINRLGDQQLFGVGCGDIMFDDLSLFPEYERAVSDMGIPFFQVIGNHDLNMDASTDEASTATFSEHFGPRYYSFDRGFVHYIVLDDVFWHSQGYFGYIDDLQFEWLTQDLSYIEPGRPVVVFAHIPGMSTGRLRMGESKPDISHSITNRERLYRMLEPYNAHLISGHTHENEHVYVGGIHEHIHGAVCGAWWSGPICPDGTPNGYGVYEIKGESVRWRYKSTGYDQDYQMRVYPRGADPTAPTEIVANVWDADPSWEVRWFEDGIQKGQMSRRSGRDPLSIELHTGTALPARRPWVEPKIHNHLFYAPVSPGTKEVRVVATDGFDRTYATAVELS; from the coding sequence ATGATAGATCGACGGAAGTTTCTGAAGTACTCCGCATTGGCCGGCACCTTTGCATCCACCGCACTGGCGCCATCCATCCTCGCCAATCCGTACGCACCGCGGATCCTGACAAAACGCGGTTCACCCGTACGCATCCGGGGCATCGTGCAATCTGAAGGCCAGGGATTGATCGATGTAAGTGTTTCAGATGGTCGAACGGTTGTGCGCACAAAGACCGATGGGACCTTCGAGATCATTTCGGACAGCCGGCAGCCGTTTGTGCAGCTTACTGTACCCGGAGGATTTAATCTCAACAAAAACAACACGGGCACAGCAAACTTCTATGTCCCCATCGAAGCCGATCAGGCCGGCGAGGCCACGGCTACCTTTGACCTCACGCCCCTAAAAAAGCGTACCAACGATCACGCCTTTCTCGTTTTTGCAGATACCCAAACGCAAAACGAATTTGAGATGGGCCTCCTCCATCAGCAGACAGTGCCTGATGCTATAAAAACCATCAACCGGCTGGGAGACCAGCAGTTGTTTGGTGTGGGCTGTGGCGACATTATGTTTGATGACTTGAGTCTTTTCCCGGAGTACGAGCGGGCGGTGTCGGATATGGGCATTCCATTTTTCCAGGTAATTGGTAACCACGATTTGAACATGGATGCTTCTACAGATGAGGCATCTACAGCAACGTTCTCCGAACATTTTGGCCCCCGCTATTACTCTTTCGATCGCGGTTTTGTGCACTACATTGTGCTAGATGATGTCTTCTGGCATAGCCAGGGTTACTTCGGCTATATCGATGACTTGCAATTTGAATGGTTGACCCAGGATTTGTCTTATATCGAACCGGGCCGACCAGTTGTAGTGTTTGCCCACATCCCGGGCATGAGTACGGGCCGGCTTAGGATGGGAGAATCAAAACCCGACATCAGCCACTCGATCACCAATCGTGAACGGCTGTACCGGATGCTTGAGCCATACAATGCCCACCTCATCTCAGGCCACACCCACGAGAACGAACATGTCTACGTAGGGGGCATCCATGAACACATCCACGGTGCCGTGTGTGGTGCCTGGTGGAGCGGACCAATTTGCCCTGATGGCACACCAAATGGCTACGGTGTCTATGAAATCAAAGGTGAAAGTGTACGCTGGCGATATAAGAGCACAGGATACGACCAGGACTATCAAATGCGGGTTTATCCTCGTGGTGCTGACCCAACTGCGCCAACAGAAATTGTAGCCAATGTGTGGGATGCAGATCCTTCCTGGGAAGTACGCTGGTTTGAGGATGGCATCCAGAAAGGGCAGATGTCGCGCCGGTCAGGACGCGATCCATTGTCAATTGAGCTTCACACGGGCACCGCCTTGCCGGCACGGCGGCCCTGGGTTGAACCCAAAATCCATAACCACCTCTTCTATGCCCCGGTATCTCCCGGTACAAAAGAAGTCCGGGTAGTTGCTACCGATGGTTTTGACAGAACCTACGCAACGGCCGTAGAACTTTCTTGA